A window from Flavobacterium gyeonganense encodes these proteins:
- a CDS encoding DUF5522 domain-containing protein has product MKEQSNENKLIEGEDFYYTPEGYKCFTEKHHLKRGYCCKSGCRHCPYGYDKKTGRINKN; this is encoded by the coding sequence ATGAAAGAGCAAAGTAATGAAAATAAATTAATCGAAGGCGAAGATTTTTACTATACGCCCGAAGGTTATAAGTGCTTTACTGAAAAACACCATTTAAAACGTGGTTACTGTTGCAAAAGCGGCTGTCGTCATTGTCCTTACGGGTATGATAAAAAAACAGGCCGAATAAATAAAAATTAG